The Cylindrospermum stagnale PCC 7417 genome segment GGAAGCGCTCAAATACATGGGGCAAAAATTCAGCAGTAATTCCCCCACCGTTATCACTCACACGAATTTGTACGACGCCAGAATCCATCCGCTCTAGTTGCACCTCGACTCTTCCCCCCTTGGGGGTAAACTTCACAGCGTTGGTGAGCAAATTCCACATCACTTGTTGCAAACGGTTGGCGTCCCCGATTACTGCTCCCAACGCTGAGTCAAATCTGCACTCAATCCAAATTTCTTTAGCGTCTGCTGCTGGGCGAATGGTGTCGATGGCAGATTCTACCACTGGTATTAGTTCTACCCGATGGAGATTTAGGCGGAGTTCACCGCGAATAATTCGGGAGACATCTAAAACATCATCAATCAGTTGTGCTAAGGAGCGGCTATTGCGATCAATTGTTTCCAGTGCTTTAGCGGTGGTAGTCTCATCAAACTTGCGGCTCTTGAGTAGCTGTGTCCAGCCCAGCATGGCATTGAGAGGAGTGCGGAGTTCGTGAGAGAGTGTACCTAAAAATTCATCCTTGATGCAATTTAAAGCTTCTGCTTCAGTCCGTGCCATTTGTTCGCGCGCTAGCAGTTGTTCTCGTTCTTGCTCTGCTTGTTTGCGATCGCTAATGTCAATCATAAATCCGTGGAGCAACTGTGGTTGATCTTCTTCACCCCGCACAACATTAACAATTTCGTACAACCAGACGATTCTGCCATCAGCTGCCAACATTCTGTATTCAAATTCGTAATTATTCAGTGACAGCGAACGCTCTACACAATATTTAGTTGTCCACTCCCGATCTTCTGGGTGGATATGTTCTACCCAAAAATTGTCGGTGTACCAGTCTGTCGAGGGATAGCCAAGAATTTCCACAGTTTGCGGCCCGACATAAGTAAACTGTCCGGTAGTGGGGTTTGCCTCCCAAGGAATCACGTGCACTTTTTCTGTGAGTTTCCGGAATCTTTCCTCGCTTTGTTTCAGGGCGGCCTCTGCTTGCTTTTGTTCGGTAATATCCCTGACTAGGGCGACAAATCCTTCAACTTGGCCATGCTGACTAAACTGGGGAATGTACGTGGTACTAACATCACGATATCTACCGTGTTTATCAATTACTTGGTTTTCAAACGATACTTGCTCTCCTGACATTACTGCTTCTATATACGGACGCACAAACTGATAACCCGACTCACCCAGAACTTCTCTAATGTGCTTGCCATAAGTTTCTGAAGCGGGAATCCCAAACAATTCTTCATATCCTTTGTTATTAAAGCGATAACAATGTTGGGTATCGATATAGGAAATCAGTACGGGTACAGCATTTGTAATTAGGCTTAGTTCTTCTTCCCGTTGGTGCAGAGTCTTTTCTGCCCGTTTACGTTGGCTTAAATCCAGACAAAATGCAATCTGCTCTTGTTGGCGATTGTAAGGTTCTTGCAACAAAACTATCCCAATTAAGATGGGGACACGACTACCATCTTTGCGGATATACTCTTTCTCAAAGGGGTTAGCGACTCCATGCTTTAAAAGTTCGGCGATCGCTTTTTGATCCAAATCTATGTATTCTGGTGGTGTCATCACATCCCAACGCACCTCACCTGCCAGCATTTCTTCACGGCTATAGCCCACCATATTCAAAAAATAGTCGTTGGCGTACTCGATACCACCTTCAAAGTCGCTAACGGCCACACCAAATATATTTGATTCCACTAGCCGACTGAACCGCTTTTGACTATCTTGCAGTGCTTGTTCTGCTTGTTTGCGTTCTGTAATATCCCGGCTAGCGGAAACCCTCACAGTCCGTCCTTGGTAAATGCAGCTTTTACCGACTATTTCCAAGAAAAAAGTTGTGCCATCTTTTTTTACACCAGTCATCTCATAAAGCTTTTCATCACCATTGCAGATATTTTCTCGGAAGATTTTTTGCCCTTCTGGTGTTAAAAAGTCTGCCGCCGACATGCCAATCACTTCATCAATTTCGTAGCCAAACATTTTGGCAAAGGCTCGGTTGGCATCCAGAACTTTTCCATTTTCGTGAATGATTACGCCTTCAATAGTGGCATCGGCTAAGGCACTAAATCTGCTTTGGCTTTCACGTAAAGCATTTTGCGCCTGCTGGCGTATACTTAAGTCCAAAACAAAGCCAATTACTTGCTCTGGATTATTTTCTAATAAGGCAGAACCTGTCAAAAGGGGGATGCGACTGCCATCTTTGCGGATATATTCTTTTTCAAAAGGCTGACATACTCCTCTGCTGTCGAGTTCGGTAACAGAGCGATTCTCTTTCAAAGATGCTGAACGCAAAGCGCACATTTCTAAATCTTCTGGGGATACGATGTCGCGCCAACGCACCCGCCCAGCTAGCAGATCCTCCCGCGTATAGCCCACCATTTTTAAAAAAGCATCGTTAGCCTCAACAATCCCCCCATTAATATCGGCTGTAATCACCCCGATGATGTTCGATTCTGTCAAGCGTCTAAACCGTGCCTCGCTCGCCTGTAGCTGCTGCATACTTAACTCTAAACGCTTTTTCGCTGTGCGTAGCTGCGAGTTCAAAGAGCTAATTAGTATTGTCACCAGGACAAACAAGCCTAACCGTATCATGCTATCTAGAGCATGAACCGAGAGGGGAAATACTGGCTTTAAGAAAAAGTAGCTAACGGCTAAAGTAGATAAAGCCGTAGCCAATAAACCAGCTTCCATGCCGCCATACCAAGCACTAACGGCAACGGCAGCAAAAAACAGTATGAAAATTGTTGGGTTTAGCAGTGGCTGTAGCAACAATGTCAGTAGTAAGGCGATACAAACAGCTAATACTGCCACAGCATAGAACTTGAGGCGGGAGCGTATTCCTTTCAACGTGGCTTCTCCTTTGGTGCAGCTAGCTGAAGGGACTGTACCCATAATTAGCTAGACAAAGTAATAGCTCAACACCTATTATGCATAAAGAAAGTACCAGCCAACATTTGCTTGGTGTGAATCTATCGAAAGTCGTAAAAGCCGGTGTTAGCAAATTTGCTATCAGATGTCACTGTTTCAGTTTAAAATTATAGTATTGGTGATTTTTCTAGAATAAAAATTTATTAAAAGTTAACTGGTCTTCCTGGTGGTAAACTGAATTATCACCTCTTATTCACCTTAACTAAGCATTGCTTTTCCCATAAATTATGGTTTACTAAAAGTTGGTAACTGGCATCACTAACTTGGTGGCAACCTGCTATAATATGCGATTTTTTTCAGAAATATTTACTATCATAGTTGCAGAGATTTTAGAAGACTATTATTTGTTTGCCAATCGGACATTGGCGGACTGTGCAGTTTTATTGTATTTTATCAAGATTCCTGTGAGAAATAATGCACTTTTTGCGTTATGAGTAGTTTAAAAATAGTTGGCAGAGAAGCTCCTAGATGGCTCGCACCCCTACATTAACTTTTGATCGTGGCACATTAATTTTACATCCACCACCACGGGGCAAAGCCTGGATGGATTACGCCACATGGGATGATAGAATCGAAAAATTCCGCGTTCGGGCGATTCAATACCGCTCTTTAGTGGAAGCCCTACAAGCAGAAGAAACAAACTTTATCGACGAGGCGAAGGAATTTTATCCTTTAGAGTTGGTTGCCGGTTTAGAAATGACTCCCTATCCCCACCAGACTGAGGCATTAGCAGCTTGGAAACTGGCGGGAAGGCAAGGGGTGGTGGTGCTTCCCACTGCGGCAGGAAAGACGTATTTAGCGCAAATGGCGATGCAGGCGACACCACGCACAACCTTGATTGTGGTACCAACTTTGGATTTGATGCATCAGTGGTACGCGCATCTAGAGGCGGCGTTCCCCGATGCACAGATAGGTTTATTGGGGGGAGGTTCGCGGGATAAAACACCGATTTTGGTGGCTACTTATGACAGTGCAGCCATTCATGCTGAGACTTTGGGGAATCAGTATGCTTTGATCATTTTTGATGAATGTCATCATTTACCGACAGATTTTAGTCGGGTAATTGCTGAATATGCGATCGCACCTTATCGTTTGGGACTTTCCGCTACACCAGAACGCACCGATGGTAAACACGCTGATTTAGATATCCTCATTGGGAAAGAAGTTTATCGCCAACGCGCTGAAGACTTGGCGGGGAAGGCTTTAGCAGAACATGAAATTGTCCAAATTAAGGTGAAGTTATCACAACTTGAGCGGGAAAGATATCAGCAGTTGATTCAAACCCGCAACGATTTTTTGCGCCAATCACAGATTTCTCTGGGGAGTCTGCAAGGTTGGCAGATGTTTGTGCAAATGAGTGCGCGATCGCAAAATGGCCGCAGAGCGATGTTATCACACCGGGAAGCCAAGGAAATCGCTTTGGGAACTGATGGTAAATTGCGAATTTTGATTGACTTATTAGCAGAACATTACCCAGAACGAATTTTGATTTTCACTGCTGATAATGCTACGGTTTACCGCATTTCCCAAGAGTTACTTGTTCCGGCTATTACCCACCAAACGCCTGTGAAGGAAAGGCATGAGATATTAACTAAGTTTCGTGAGGGTGAATTTAATACTTTGATTGCTTCTCATGTTTTGAATGAAGGGGTTGATGTGCCGGCGGCAAGTATTGCTATTATTTTATCGGGGACTGGTTCGGCGCGGGAATATGTTCAGCGTTTGGGGAGGATTTTACGTAAGGGTAATACTGAAAATAAACGCGCGATTTTATATGAAGTGGTGGCTGAGGATACGAGTGAGGAGGGAACTTCGGCTAGAAGGAGAGGGGAGAAGAGTAACGAACCGCCAAGGCGCCAAGAACGCCAAGAGAATAAGGAGAAGAAAAAAGGGAATTTGCAGGTGATTTATGGAAGTGGTAAGCCAGAAAATTTGAAGGCGGCGGAACAGTTAGGGATTAATTATTCAATTCAAAATCAAAAATCAAAAATCAAAAATTCAGATGTTACCGACAGATTTATTGATGCACCGTCTCAACGGGGAGGAGATCATCCCGAAGAGACTGAAACTTGATGAGAAACATTTAGGTTTGGCGGCTGAGTTAATTAGTTTTTTTCAGGAGGCGGTGGGGAAAACGCAAGGGGTGCTTGAGCGTCAATTGTCAGATTTTGAAGGCGATACGACTGATTATAGAATGAAGCGGGGTTTGGCTTATATTCTTAAAAGCAGTTTTTGCAATTTTGAAATTGTTAGTCCTTTGGAACCGCCAATGTTAAGAGAACGGGTGTTTGCACTGGCGGCGAAATCTGTTGCTAGTCGAGAATCAACTCAAGTTACACTCAGCAAAATTGCTGATGAGTTAACTCAAGAACTTGAACGGGAAGTTTTACCGGCACAGGTGCGAGATGGACTTTATGCTGATTTGGCAGAAAATAAGATTTTGACGGCTTTTGATCC includes the following:
- a CDS encoding hybrid sensor histidine kinase/response regulator, translating into MKGIRSRLKFYAVAVLAVCIALLLTLLLQPLLNPTIFILFFAAVAVSAWYGGMEAGLLATALSTLAVSYFFLKPVFPLSVHALDSMIRLGLFVLVTILISSLNSQLRTAKKRLELSMQQLQASEARFRRLTESNIIGVITADINGGIVEANDAFLKMVGYTREDLLAGRVRWRDIVSPEDLEMCALRSASLKENRSVTELDSRGVCQPFEKEYIRKDGSRIPLLTGSALLENNPEQVIGFVLDLSIRQQAQNALRESQSRFSALADATIEGVIIHENGKVLDANRAFAKMFGYEIDEVIGMSAADFLTPEGQKIFRENICNGDEKLYEMTGVKKDGTTFFLEIVGKSCIYQGRTVRVSASRDITERKQAEQALQDSQKRFSRLVESNIFGVAVSDFEGGIEYANDYFLNMVGYSREEMLAGEVRWDVMTPPEYIDLDQKAIAELLKHGVANPFEKEYIRKDGSRVPILIGIVLLQEPYNRQQEQIAFCLDLSQRKRAEKTLHQREEELSLITNAVPVLISYIDTQHCYRFNNKGYEELFGIPASETYGKHIREVLGESGYQFVRPYIEAVMSGEQVSFENQVIDKHGRYRDVSTTYIPQFSQHGQVEGFVALVRDITEQKQAEAALKQSEERFRKLTEKVHVIPWEANPTTGQFTYVGPQTVEILGYPSTDWYTDNFWVEHIHPEDREWTTKYCVERSLSLNNYEFEYRMLAADGRIVWLYEIVNVVRGEEDQPQLLHGFMIDISDRKQAEQEREQLLAREQMARTEAEALNCIKDEFLGTLSHELRTPLNAMLGWTQLLKSRKFDETTTAKALETIDRNSRSLAQLIDDVLDVSRIIRGELRLNLHRVELIPVVESAIDTIRPAADAKEIWIECRFDSALGAVIGDANRLQQVMWNLLTNAVKFTPKGGRVEVQLERMDSGVVQIRVSDNGGGITAEFLPHVFERFRQADSSTTRSHGGLGLGLAIVRHLVELHGGTVSVESPGIGKGTTFVVKLPMKAAPIEESSTPKQIAPTASAEVTKNSLPILEGVRVLVVDDEADTRHLLKTILGQYGAQVMAVASTFDALKALQQFHPNILVSDIGMPEEDGYALIRQLRALGQEQGGRIPAVALTAYATAEDRTQALLAGFQLHIPKPVNPAELAAVVANLAGRT
- a CDS encoding DEAD/DEAH box helicase gives rise to the protein MARTPTLTFDRGTLILHPPPRGKAWMDYATWDDRIEKFRVRAIQYRSLVEALQAEETNFIDEAKEFYPLELVAGLEMTPYPHQTEALAAWKLAGRQGVVVLPTAAGKTYLAQMAMQATPRTTLIVVPTLDLMHQWYAHLEAAFPDAQIGLLGGGSRDKTPILVATYDSAAIHAETLGNQYALIIFDECHHLPTDFSRVIAEYAIAPYRLGLSATPERTDGKHADLDILIGKEVYRQRAEDLAGKALAEHEIVQIKVKLSQLERERYQQLIQTRNDFLRQSQISLGSLQGWQMFVQMSARSQNGRRAMLSHREAKEIALGTDGKLRILIDLLAEHYPERILIFTADNATVYRISQELLVPAITHQTPVKERHEILTKFREGEFNTLIASHVLNEGVDVPAASIAIILSGTGSAREYVQRLGRILRKGNTENKRAILYEVVAEDTSEEGTSARRRGEKSNEPPRRQERQENKEKKKGNLQVIYGSGKPENLKAAEQLGINYSIQNQKSKIKNSDVTDRFIDAPSQRGGDHPEETET